Below is a genomic region from Pararhizobium sp. A13.
GGCAAAGCGCGTTCGCCAATCTGCGGCAAGCCCCGAAACGCACCGATGGTGGCAACGGCTCCGATTTACGCCGCCTGCCGCCACCTCCTTTTGTCCCGCTGGCGCGACCAGGGACGGTCACTGTATCGTTGGCTACGGTTCGGTCGGCGGTGGACCCGTTTGATTTCGGCGTCGAACGACCGGTTCGGTTTGAGGTTCTTGATATCAACGAACCAGCGGGTGGAGATGTTGTCGTGAGTGCCACAAGACTCCTGCTGATCATGCCCCTGGCCGCGGCTTTCGCCTACGTGTCGCTTGTCGGCTTTACCTATCTGTCGCAGCGCGCCCTCCTCTATCCCGGCGCCAGCGCAGCACCGGCCCCCGAGCACGCGAACTGGGGGCAGAACGTGCATATCACGACGCCCGATGGAGAGACGCTTCATGGACTTTATAGTCCGGCCGCGGCCGGCAAGCCGTCGGTATTGTTCTTTCTTGGAAACGCTGACCGGGTCGGCAGCTATGGGTTTTTCGCCCGGGCGCTCGCCGCACGGGGCATTGGCCTACTCGCGCTCTCCTATCGCGGTTATCCGGGATCAACCGGCACACCGAGCGAGGACGGTCTATTGACCGACGGCATTGCTGCATTCGACTGGCTTTTGTTGCACTCTGAAAGTGGGATCGTTGTGATGGGTCAGTCGCTGGGAAGCGGCGTCGCCGTGAATACGGCTGCGCAAAGGCCGGCTTCCGGCGTCATCCTTGTGTCTGCCTACCTCTCGGTCCTATCCATCGCTGAGACGCGTTACCCATATTTTCCGATCGCGCTTCTCATCAAGGATCCATTCCGCTCGGATCTGAAGATAGCAGACGTGAGGCAACCGAAGCTGTTTATTCACGGTCGGCGTGACAGCAGCGTCCCGCTGTCTTCGGGCGAGGCGTTATATCACGCCGCTCCCGAGCCCAAGCAGATGCTGATTGACGACGACTCTGGTCATAATGATCTTTGGGACGACCGCATGGAAGCCCACATCATCCGCTTTGTGGAGGCGCTGAAATGAGGCGTTAGCTAAGGCGTGTCGCCCCGGCCGCCGAGCAGCTTTCGGCGCTGCCTTCGGTTTTTAAAGCGTATCGCATGGCATCCCAGGCGGTCAGAGCAGCCTGCCAAAACGGATTGTCTGCACAGACGTTCCGACTTCCGCGGACTCAGTCCCCCGGCAGCGCGAAGACCGCGCAGGGATCAGCGATACCGCGCAATAAGTGCTCTCCCAAAGGGATCAAAACCGTCGTCGTCTTCGCCGCCACCGCGCCCGAGATGAGCACGCTACGACCAAGCGGCTTGCATAACCCTTCGAGCCGGCTGACCAGGTTGACCGCGGGACCGATGGCGGTAAAGTCCAACCGGTCGGCCGCGCCGATATTGCCCCACAGCATCTCGCCGAAATGCAGTGCCGCACCAAAGGGTAGCGCCGGCAGCCCCTGCGCCTGCCGCACCGCATCGAGATGGGCCATGCCGGCGCGGGCGGCGGCGACCGCGCGCAGCCCCGCCTCGCAGGCCTCGTCAGGCGCGCCGGTGACCGGGAAAATGGCCAGCACGCCGTCGCCGATGAACTTCAGCACCTCACCCCCGAAAGCGTGCACCGCCCCGGTGACGCGCTCGAACCAAGCGTCGAGGGCAGCGATCATCACCGCCGGGTCCGTCGCCTCGGACAGGGCGGTGAAGTCGCGCAGATCGGCACAGAGCAGCGCGGCACGGATGGTCTCTCCCGTGCCGCGGCCGAGCGCGCCGGCCTGCACCCGGGCCGCACTGCGCCGGCCAAGATAGGCCTCGAGCAGCGCTGACAGCGCCGCACGCGCGGCCAGGGCGGCTAACGGCGCTGCGGTGAAGCGCGCGGCCTGGCGCAGCCGGTCGGCCTCGGCGGGGGAGAATGGCCGAGCCCCGGCCCAGGCCAGCACCGGACTGTCCGGCGCCGAGCCGACCGTGTCCTGCCGCACCGGGCCGAGCCCCACGAGCCAGTCGTGCCCGGCTTGGCTGGGCGGACCGCTGGCGAAGCCCAGCGCCTCAATCACCTCCCCGGTCTCCTCCCGCCATAACCAAGTGCGGCGGGCGATAATCGGATGCGGTACGGCGAGCGTCAGGGCTCCACCGGACAGCGGCAGGCCGTCGGCTAGCAGCCGGCCACCGAGCTCGGCCAGGAACGATGCGGGGCTGGGCGAGGCGCAGGCCTCGTCAACCAGCCAGACGAGGGGGGCGGGCAGGTCCATGCCTCGATCATGCCACGGCGATTGCAGGCTGTCATCGGCGGCGCCGGAGCGATGGCGCTTCTGCTTCTCATGTTTCCGCGTGTAGACTTCCCGCGACAGGACAGGAGGTCCTCGAGGGCGGGGTTAGCAGAGGTGATATTCAGAGCGAGGCCGCTTTCGAAATGCCTGCGAGCCTGCGTTGCCTGAACGTGCAATCGGCTCACGGGCGACGATTTCGTGAGCGGAAAGGACTTACACCCTGCCGTGCCACGGGTCCGGACCCGCGTCGCGCCCGGCTGCGACCTCGGCCAGCCGGCCGAGGTAGTGAGCCCAGCCTTCAGCATGGCTGGCACATTGCGCGGCACTGGGCAAGCCGGTGTGGGTCAGGCGCAGCAACGTTCCGTCCGGCTGCTCGATCAAATCGATCTCGACAAGGCTCGACCCCGGCGGCACGACCTCGCTGCCGTCCCAGCCAAAGCTGTAGGCCAGGCGGTGTACCGGCACGACCTCGCGAAAGGATCCGCGAGCGAAGCGTGCACCGGTGACGTTGACGAGATAAAGCCCCCCAGGCTGAGGCTCGATTTGCGCGTCCGTTCCCATCCAGCGCAGAATCTTGTCTGGATCGGTCAGAAGCGCGAACACCGCGGCGGGTGGCGCCGGGATCTGCGTCTCGCGGCGGACGACAAGGGGCTCTTGCATCGGTCTCTCCTTTGGTTGCTATTGCCTGCCCCGTCTGAGGCGGAAGGTGGACGTCGCGCGTCCCGTCCGATCGTGGGACGTCCCATGTGACAGCATGTAGGCAGAAGCTCGCCCCCAACAAGGGGTACCGCCCAGCGCCACGATGGCGCCGAAGACGATCGATGGTCGCCAAGTCGGGGCGGCTCCAATCTGGAACGCATTCGTCGTCAACAGCATTCAGCAGGGCGTTTTTGGACGAAAACCAAGACACCTGTCAAGCGAAGCGAGGAATTGACCCCTTGGGCGAAACGAAGATTTGCCCCCCCCTTCATTGATTGGTCGTTTCGTTTGTTTCTAGCGCCGCTCCGGCCTTCTGCAGAAGGCCGGAGCGGCGCTTTTCGCGAAGCCGATAGCTGTCGCCTCGGATGGTGATCACCGTCGAATGATGAAGCAGGCGGTCCAGTATCGCCGTGGCGACTACGGGGTCACCAAAGACGCTTCCCCATTCTCCCACAGAGCGGTTGGAGGTGATCAGGATTGATCCCTTCTCATAGCGCCGAGAGACCAATTGGAAGAACAGGTGGGCGGCGTTGGCTTCGAACGGAAGATAGCCCAACTCGTCGATGATCAGCAATTTCGGCCGTGACAGGATCGCCAGCTGCTTGTCGAGCGCGCCGTCGATGTGGGCTTTGGCCAGCATCGCAACCAGCGTCGCGGCCGTGACGAACTGCACGTTGTAATTCTGGCGGATCGCCTCGCGACCAAGGCTGACAGCAAGATGGGTTTTCCCCGTACCAGGCGGTCCAAGGAATAGCACCGTATCGCCGTGAGCTATCCAGCGGCAGGTCGCCAGTTCCCTGATTTGCCCCTGATCCAGCGATGGCTGCGCCTCGAAGTCAAAGCCGTCGAGTTCGCGCACGAACGGGAACTGCGCCAGCTTGCTCGACATGGAGATGCGCCGCTCATCGCGCCGGGCGATCTCTCGCGATACTAGGAATGCCAGAGCTTCGCGCAAGTTCATCTTCGAGCGAGCCGCCTCGTCAAGCAGAGTGTCGAGCTGATCGCGGATCGCCGTCAGCTTCAGTCGATCGAGTGTTGCGATGAGTAGGTCATGATCCACGTTCGTCATCACCAGCCTCCTCCAACAACTGCCTCGTATTCGGCAAGCGGCCGCAGCAGGGCGGCTGGCGCTATCTCAATTGGAGCTGTGCGCACCAGACCTTCGCTACCAGCCACACCAACAAAATGGGACCGGTCCACGATCCGTTGTCGCCGTCCCTGGCAGAGAGCATGATCGGCCACTACCTGGCCCGCGTGACGGATGATCACACGGCCTGCCAGCACAACGACTTGAACGCTCTCGCCGATTAGGCGCCAAGGTAACGAATAGCTGTTCGTGTCGAGGTCTATCGCGCAGTCGGCCTGAACTTTGCGCACGAGGTCGCGCAATTGTCCGAACGGTGCGCGGCCAGCCAGCGGACGAAGCGCGTCAGCCTCCGCAGCAAAGCGTTCCGTCGGCGCTACGCCGGTCGTGCCGTGTTCACGCTGGTCGGCAACCTCGCGTATCCACCGGGCCAGATGCGCCTCGAACGACGCCCAGCTCTCGAACCGGCGACCGGCGATCGCGTTCTTCTTGACGTAGCCGACTCCGCGCTCGTCCTTGCCCTTCGTACGGGCGCGATATGGTGCGCAAGCTCGTGGGGTGAAGCCCCAGTAACGCGCAAAGGCATGCAATCGCGCATTGAACCGCACCTCCCGGCTGACCGCATCGTGGTGTTCGACCAGCGGCTTCGCATTATCCAGCAACACCTCATTGGGAACGCCGCCAAATCGAAGGAACGCACCTTCCATTCCTTCGAACCAGTCGGTTTGCCCCTCTCGCAACGAGGCTCGGATATGGATGCGTCTCGAGTAACCCAACGTTGCGACAAACACGTACACCCGAAGCCGCTCACCGCCGATCCATACGCGCGTCTGGCCAAAGTCGATTTGCAACTGGCGACCTGGCGGAGTTTCGAAACGAACTGTCGCACGCTTCTGTGCCTTCAACTCCCGTCGCCACTGCCGAACTCGAAGCTCTACAGAACGCAGGCCGATGACAATTCCGTGCTCGCTCGCCAATTCCTGGCGGATTACATCCGCATTGCCGTCATGACGGAAAAAACGTTCTCGCAGCCAATCGTCCAGCCCGTCAAACGAACTGCGCCGAACAGGTTTCTTGAAAGGCGAGACGCCGCCTTCCCGCAAATATCGGCGAACCGTGTTGCGCGCACATCCAAATTCCTTGGACAGCCGCTTGGCACCCCAACCAAGCGCATGTAGTCGCAACATTGCCACCACCTCATCAGCCTGAAGCATATCCCCGCCCTGCATCGTTCGCGACAATGCAGGATGCAATGAAATCTCACTCGTCATCCATCTCTCCTCGTTTTGACACGAGGGGTCAGTTCTTCGCTTCGTTAGGGGGTCAGTTTCTCATTTCGCCCGACAACACCGGAAACCAATTCTCAGATGCGCAAACCGGCTCAAGCAACGCAGCCTACGCACGGACGCAATCTAGGCCCAGCCACTGCCAGCGGCGCAGCCTCTGCCCATCGTCATGATCGTCGCCGCCGTCGCCATGCGAGAACTCGCGCATTCGATGCTTGATGGCAAGGGTGTAGATGGTGTCCAGCACCCAGCCAAAAATGGAGGTCAATCTACAAGGGCAGATGGTGGCCATTGAAGCAACGACCGCTCCCACCCAAAGCGGAAATTGACTCGGGAACATCCTCAATCTCCAAGGACGGGTCGGGCCGAGGCCCCGTCGCAATCATCATGTTACACGACCTTGAAATCTACGGTCCGCGCGCCCGGACATCGTCGGCGTCGTCTCATTCCTCCACTCGGCGGATTCAGCCTTTTGCGACCGGCCAGACCAATCGCAGCGGACGGCGGTCAGGCGCGCAGCTGGCAGGCAAATCCTCGCCCGCTCCTCTGCCTCAGATGGCATGCCGAGCGGGAAAGGGCTATCTCAATCGCTCTCGCAGAAACTCGATAAACCGCTGCGTCTTCGCGGGCAGCAACCGTGTCTCGGTAATCGCAAAGACTGGCGTGGGTGCACCCTGCCACTGCGGCAGAATGCGTTGCAGCCGTTTGTCCGCCAGTTCATCGGACACGATCTCTTCCGGCAGGATGACGATGCCCATGTTCAGGGTGGCGAGGCGGCGGATCATCCCTACGCTGTTAAGCCGGAACCTGCCGCCAATGGCGGCCTCTACCGTTTCTGTCCCGTTGCTCAGCGTCCAAACCTTGGTCTTCAACATGCACAGGCATTGATGATCGGACAAGCCTGAAGGCTCGCTTGGTTCCCCGTTGAGTTCGAGATAGCGTGGTGACGCGTAGAGGCGCGGCGACAGACGAGCCAGCAGTCGCGCGATCATGTGGGACGGCTCTGGCTCTCCCATACGAATTGCCACATCAAATGGCTCCGCCACCAGATCGACCCTGCGCGGTGTCAGATCGAACTCGAAACTGATGCCAGCGTATCGCTGTGCGAATTCGGCGATCAGCGGGGCCAAATACGTATTTGCAAAATCCACAGGCAGGGATACCCGCAGAAGGCCGCTTGGCTGCTCCAGCATCTCGCCGAGTTGCTCATGCGCCAGCCGTGCTTCGTCAACGATGCGCTTGCAGCGCTCGAAGTAGATCTGACCAGCTTCCGTCAGCTCGATTCGTCGCGTCGTGCGGTGCAAAAGCCGCAGTCCGATCGCCCTCTCCAGCAAGCTGATCCGGCGGGATAGGGTGGAATTGGGCACGTTGATCGCTTCGGCCGCTTTACGGAAGCTGCGCGCCTTCACGACCTCGACAAACAGAGCCATGTCATTCAGAAGTTGCATCATTGCTCCATCAATGGATCAATCATTTCCATACTAGCCTATTTATCCTGATCGGTGCAGCAACCATTTATTGCGGGAGATAATCAAGAAGGACATTCCCGAACATGAGCCAAATCTTCACGCCCGTTCATATCGGCCGCTACGAACTTCCCAATCGCCTCGTCATGGCTCCGATGACGCGCTCCCGAGCCAATGACGACGACGGCGTGCCCACCGATATCGTGGCGACCTATTACAGCCAGCGGGCAGGTGCCGGGCTTATCATCAGCGAAGGCGTATACCCAACTGCCACTGGCAAGGGCCATGTGCGCACGCCAGGCATTGAGACCGACGCCCAGGTGGACGCCTGGAAGCGCGTGACGGACGCCGTTCATGCTCGTGGCGCTCGCATCTTCATGCAGCTCATGCATTGCGGACGTATCTCGCACCCATCTTTGCTTCCTGCGAACGCGCAGCCGGTCGCACCGTCTGCAATCAAGCCAGCGGGTCAGACATGGACGGCCAGCGGCCAGCAGGAATTCGTCACACCCCATGAACTGAGCGTCGCCGAAATCGCCGATGTTGTCGCCGGATACCGCGCGGCTACCCGCCGGGCGCTTGAGGCTGGCTTCGATGGCGTCGAGTTACATGCCGCATCGGGATATCTGCCGGAACAGTTCCTCTCTTCGGGCAGCAACAAGCGCGAGGATCAGTATGGCGGCCCGATCGAGAACCGCGCCCGTTTCATCCTGGAAGTATTGACAGCGATGGTGAAAGAGGCCGGCGGTGATCGCGTCGGTATCAAGATATCGCCCGAGATGAACTACAATGACATCAGCGACGTCAATCCGCAGGCGACCTACTGGCACCTCGTCGAGCAACTGAATGCGTTCAATCTCGCCTATCTGCATGTCGCACTCTTTGGAACGCCGTTCGACTACCACGCGCTGCTCAAGCCTCGCTTCAACGGTGCGTACCTGATGGGCGGCGGGCTTGACCGTGCCAAGGCCGAGGCGGCGCTGAAAAAGGGGCAGGCCGACGCGGCGGTGTTTGGCAGTGCATTTCTCGCCAATCCGGACCTGCCGGCCCGTCTCCGTAATGGTGCGACACTCAATGCACCCGACAGGGAGACGTTCTTCTCAGCGGGAGAGAAGGGTTATATCGACTACGCGTCACTAGATGCGGCTGAACCCGCCTGACAAGGAAACGACGACTGCCGCCTGGCTGCACAATGTCTAATGAGGAAGCAATTCCGGACAGCGGCTGGGCGGCGTCCAAATTGCCGGCCTGATTATCTTTTCCAGGAACCGCTTGATTGAATGAGGTTGGCACTTCTCATAGAACGTCCGCAAACCTGCAAGAGAATGAGATTGCTCTCTGTGATCGTCCGCAGCTGGCGGACGCCGATGGTCAGCCGGACAGACCGATTTCAACCGGCACAGCGCGGCGATAGCCTGTTCAGGGCCAGAGGGCCGGACTACGCTACGGCTTGAGCACCGGTAATTTCGACCAGGGAACCACACATGAATGCGGCTTCGTCGGATGCGAGGAAGGCGACGAGCGCTGCGACTTCTTCCGGCTTGCCGATGCGGCCGAAGGGCACGAGTTTGTCGAGATCGGCGATTGTTCGACCCGACCTCTTGACGCCAGCCTCCAGCATCGGCGTGTGGATCTCCCCCGGGCAAACTGCGTTCACGCGGATCTTGTCGGGAGCGTAATCGCGCGCCAGATTCTGGGTGAAGGCGGCTACGGCGGCCTTGGTGGTATTGTAGGCGATGTGGTTCGGCGCCGGGTAGAGTCCCCATTGCGATGCCGTGTTGACGATCGCGCCGCCTCCAGCCGCGATCATGTGCGGTATCACGGCCCGGCAAAGATGGAACATGGAGTCGAGATTGACGGTGAAGCTGACGTGCCAGTCGTCATCCGTCAGCGAGAGAAGGTTGCCGCGCCGATTGATGCCGGCATTGTTGATAAGAACATCCACCCTCCCCTTGAGCGCGACCGCGTTTTCTACCAGCCGGAAGCAAGCGTCCTTCTGCGAAATATCGGCCGCAAACGCGACCGCCACGCCGCCAACCGCCTCGATGTCTGCCGCGACCACGCCAGCAGCCTCGCCATTCATGTCGGATACGACGACGAGAGCCCCTTCTTGCGCCAGACGTCGGGAGATCGCCGAGCCTATGCCGCCGCCACCGCCGGTGACGATCGCAACCTTGCCTTCGAACCTTTTCATGATCTGCTCCTCGATTTCGACTATCGGATGTAGCTGCCACCGTTCACATCGAGCGTCGCTCCGTTCAGCGAACGCTGCGAGGGACGCAGCACGAAGGCGACGAGTTCGGCGATCTCTGAGGGCTGTGCCATCTCGCTGATCGGAATATCGGCGACGGCCGCCTGCTTGCCGAATTTCGCGATGAACTCGTCGGCCATTTCGGTCTGAACCCAGCCTGGCGCGATCGCCACGGCAACGACGCCGTCTGCGCCGAAACTGCGCGCGATCGACTTCGTCAGGTTGACGAGCGCCGCCTTGGTCGCGCCATAAGGCATGGCGTCGGCCGCATAGCCGCGCTGACCAGCGCGGCTTGCAATGTTGACGATCCGCCCACCGCCATGCGCCTTGAAGTGCCTAAGTGCCTCCTTGCAGAGATCGGTCGCGGCAAAGAAATTCACCTGGAACTCCTTCTGCCAGGCGCCTCGCCAGGCACCCGCTTCGGCGTCGATCGAAATCTCGGTGCGGATGCCGGCATTGTTGACGAGTGCATGTATAACCCCGACGGCGCTTTCGGCCTCCCGCCAGAGCTCGAAGGCGCCGCCTGCCGTCGAGAGATCCGCCTGAACGATCAATCCCTCCTCCGGAAGGCGCGCCAGAAGCGCCGATGCCGCCGCCCTGTCACGACCGTAGTGGATGATCGGACGCGCGCCTTCTTCCGCCAGGCGCTCGACGATGGCAGCGCCAATGCCGCCCGACGCGCCGGTAACGAGCACGTTGTGACCTGATAGAGACTTCATCGTTCCCCCCTTCAGCCCAGCATATCGACCTGCGGTCCCCAGCTATCGGACAGGGCAAACCCGTTTCTGAACAGATCCTCCTGCGAAATGCGGAGCTGCTCGCGGCCGTAGATCCAGCCCAGTCCTGTGATCCTCGGCAGCACTGCAGGACGCCCACCCACCTCGGTCGTGCCGGTCGCCTCCGCGATGAACTCACCGCCGATGATCGAACGCGACGTCCGTCGATCCCCAACCGCAATCTGTCCGCGCGCGAACAATGTCGCGAGGTTTGCGGAGCTTCCTGTCCCACAGGGAGATCGGTCAACGCGGCCGGGTTTCAACGTCGTGCAGGTACGCACCGCGCCATCCGATTCCTGCCCGCGGAACATCACATAGGCGATTTCGTCGACACCGCTCAGCTCCGGATGCTTCACGCTCACCTGTTCGCTCATGAGCGACTTCAGGTCGATCCCCGCCTCGGCCAGATAGCGCGCATTGGCCGGCGCGATATCGATCCCGATCTGATCGACATCGACGATCGCATAGTAGACGCCGCCGAACGCAATATCGACCTTGATGCGCCCCCAGCGCGGCGTATCGACTTCCTGGTCGAGCGCCTCGGCGAAACTCGGCACGTTGTCGAGACTGACCGACAGGCAGCGACCGTCTCGACAAACGGCACGCGCAACGATCAACCCGGCCGGCGTGTCGAGCCGCACAACAGTTTCCGGTTCGCGCATTGGAACACGACCGCTTTCGAGGAGCGCAGTCACGACGCAGATGCAGTTGCTGCCGGACATCGGATGGGCGCGATCGGCCTGCAGAACAATGAAGCCGGCGTCCGCGTCCGGTCTGGTCGGCGCGAGCAGGAGATTGACGGACATCGCAACGCTCGCCCGCGGCTCGAGGGTGACGAATCGGCGGAGTGTGTCGTCGACACTGTTGATATGGTTCATCTTGTCGAGCATGGTCGCGCCCGGGATTTCAGGTGCGCCGCCGACGATCACCTTGCCGATCTCACCCTGGCAATGAACCAGAAGCAGGTCGAGTGCCCGATCCCAGCCAATCATGCCCGCACCACCGGTTTAACGTACCAACCCCAGGGATCCTCGCTGACATATTTGGTGATTTGCTTCGTCTCGAGATAGTTCTCGAGACCCCAACGGCCAAGTTCACGGCCGATGCCCGACTCCTTGTAGCCGCCCCATGGTGCCTCGGTGAAGGTCGGCTGCGAGCAGTTGATCCAGACGATGCCCGCCCTGAATGCTGCGGCGACGCGCTCGGCGCGAACATCATCCTTGGACATCACCGCAGCAGCCAATCCGAAGCGGGAGTCGTTTGCAAGCGCGATCGCTTCCTCTTCGGTCGAGAACGGCCTGACGCAGACGACCGGACCAAAGATCTCCTCACGCCAGGCGTCACTGTCCAGGGGAACATCCGTCAGGATCGTGGGCTCCAGATAGTAGCCCTTGTCGACGCCTTCTGGCGGCTTCCCGCCGCATGCGACCGTCGCACCGGCGGACCTACCAGCCTCGATCGCCGCGACGACCTGCTCGTATTGACGCTTCGAGACCAGCGGTCCGAGCAGCACGCCCTCGTCGAGACCGTTACCGATCTTGATTTTCCCCGCCTCCTCGACAAGACGCGCCAACAGGCGGTCGTAAATTCCTTCCTGGACGAGGACGCGTGACGTGGCGGAGCAGACCTGTCCCTGGTTCCAGAAGATACCGAACATGATCCATTCGACAGCCTCGCCGATATCCGCATCATCGAAGACGACAAAGGGCGACTTGCCGCCGAGTTCGAGGCTGACGCGCTTGATGTCGCGGGCTGCGGCCGCCATGATTTTCGAACCAACCGGGCCAGAGCCGGTGAACGCCAGCTTATCGATGCCCGGATGATCGATGATCGCCTGTCCAGCGACGGAGCCTGCCCCCGTCACGATGTTCAGCACGCCGGGAGGAAGCTTCGCTTCTTCGGCTATGGCGCCGAGCTCAAGGGCGGTGAGCGAGGTCAATTCGGCCGGTTTGAGAACAATTGTGCAGCCGGCCGCCAGCGCAGGAGCGACTTTCCAGGCTGCCATCAGCAGCGGGTAATTCCAGGGAATGATGGCGCCGGCGACGCCGAGCGGTTCCTTCACGGCTTTAGAGGTAAAGCGGCCGTCGGCAAGTGCGATCGGCTCTTCCGGATTGTTGTCGAGCTGTACGGCAAGGTCCGCGTAGAAGTCGAAACAGCCGGCGGCATCGGCGATATCCCAATCTGCCTCCGGGAACGGCTTGCCGTTGTCGATCACCTCAAGGCGGGCAATTTCCGCCTGACGGGCGCGGATGCCGTTCGCAATGGCACGGAGATAGACGGCACGCTGGCTGCCGCTCAGCTTGGGCCAGCCGTCCTTGTCAAAGGCTCTGCGAGCGGCCTTGACCGCAGCATCGACGTCTTCGGCCGTTGCCGCTGGCGCATGATGGATAACCTCCTCGGTCGCCGGGTTGATAACGGCGAAGGTCCTGCCCTGTGCCGGTTTGACCCAGCGACCATCGATATAGAGTTCGGTGCGCATGTATATTATCTCCCGTTTGCCTTACGCAGCGACCAATGCCGCCGTCTACGCGGATGTTTTGGCCGGCGATGAAACCGGCATCGTCGGAAAGTCAGAAAGCCGCCGTCTTGGCGATCGCGGCGAGCGGCCGGCCGTTTTCGGGATTGACTCATCCATATCTTCCTCCTCTGTCATCAGAACCGGTTTACCCGGTAGGGTCGAAGATCGATGGGCGGAGTGCGACCGGTCATGAGATCGCCGATCAGCCGTGCGGTTGTCGCCGCATAGGTCAGACCGAGATGTCCATGGCCCGTGGCGTAGAAGACGCCGTGATGCTTTGCCGAGGGGCCGATGATCGGCACGGTATCGGGAAGCGCCGGCCGGTGACCCATCCACTCCGTAGCCTCATCCGCCCGAAGACCCGGCAGGGCCTCCTTTGCGCGCTTGACGAGCACCTTTGCCCGCCGATAGTCCGGCGCAGCGTCGAGACCCGCCATTTCCACCGTACCGCCGACGCGAATCCCGCCGGCCGTCGGCGTGACCATGAAGGCGCGTGCCGGCCAGATGATCGAATGGCGCATTGAGATCCCCGGCGTCATGATCTGGG
It encodes:
- a CDS encoding SDR family NAD(P)-dependent oxidoreductase, translating into MKRFEGKVAIVTGGGGGIGSAISRRLAQEGALVVVSDMNGEAAGVVAADIEAVGGVAVAFAADISQKDACFRLVENAVALKGRVDVLINNAGINRRGNLLSLTDDDWHVSFTVNLDSMFHLCRAVIPHMIAAGGGAIVNTASQWGLYPAPNHIAYNTTKAAVAAFTQNLARDYAPDKIRVNAVCPGEIHTPMLEAGVKRSGRTIADLDKLVPFGRIGKPEEVAALVAFLASDEAAFMCGSLVEITGAQAVA
- a CDS encoding SRPBCC family protein, yielding MQEPLVVRRETQIPAPPAAVFALLTDPDKILRWMGTDAQIEPQPGGLYLVNVTGARFARGSFREVVPVHRLAYSFGWDGSEVVPPGSSLVEIDLIEQPDGTLLRLTHTGLPSAAQCASHAEGWAHYLGRLAEVAAGRDAGPDPWHGRV
- a CDS encoding alkene reductase — its product is MSQIFTPVHIGRYELPNRLVMAPMTRSRANDDDGVPTDIVATYYSQRAGAGLIISEGVYPTATGKGHVRTPGIETDAQVDAWKRVTDAVHARGARIFMQLMHCGRISHPSLLPANAQPVAPSAIKPAGQTWTASGQQEFVTPHELSVAEIADVVAGYRAATRRALEAGFDGVELHAASGYLPEQFLSSGSNKREDQYGGPIENRARFILEVLTAMVKEAGGDRVGIKISPEMNYNDISDVNPQATYWHLVEQLNAFNLAYLHVALFGTPFDYHALLKPRFNGAYLMGGGLDRAKAEAALKKGQADAAVFGSAFLANPDLPARLRNGATLNAPDRETFFSAGEKGYIDYASLDAAEPA
- a CDS encoding LysR family transcriptional regulator, whose translation is MQLLNDMALFVEVVKARSFRKAAEAINVPNSTLSRRISLLERAIGLRLLHRTTRRIELTEAGQIYFERCKRIVDEARLAHEQLGEMLEQPSGLLRVSLPVDFANTYLAPLIAEFAQRYAGISFEFDLTPRRVDLVAEPFDVAIRMGEPEPSHMIARLLARLSPRLYASPRYLELNGEPSEPSGLSDHQCLCMLKTKVWTLSNGTETVEAAIGGRFRLNSVGMIRRLATLNMGIVILPEEIVSDELADKRLQRILPQWQGAPTPVFAITETRLLPAKTQRFIEFLRERLR
- the istA gene encoding IS21 family transposase; translated protein: MTSEISLHPALSRTMQGGDMLQADEVVAMLRLHALGWGAKRLSKEFGCARNTVRRYLREGGVSPFKKPVRRSSFDGLDDWLRERFFRHDGNADVIRQELASEHGIVIGLRSVELRVRQWRRELKAQKRATVRFETPPGRQLQIDFGQTRVWIGGERLRVYVFVATLGYSRRIHIRASLREGQTDWFEGMEGAFLRFGGVPNEVLLDNAKPLVEHHDAVSREVRFNARLHAFARYWGFTPRACAPYRARTKGKDERGVGYVKKNAIAGRRFESWASFEAHLARWIREVADQREHGTTGVAPTERFAAEADALRPLAGRAPFGQLRDLVRKVQADCAIDLDTNSYSLPWRLIGESVQVVVLAGRVIIRHAGQVVADHALCQGRRQRIVDRSHFVGVAGSEGLVRTAPIEIAPAALLRPLAEYEAVVGGGW
- a CDS encoding SDR family oxidoreductase, yielding MKSLSGHNVLVTGASGGIGAAIVERLAEEGARPIIHYGRDRAAASALLARLPEEGLIVQADLSTAGGAFELWREAESAVGVIHALVNNAGIRTEISIDAEAGAWRGAWQKEFQVNFFAATDLCKEALRHFKAHGGGRIVNIASRAGQRGYAADAMPYGATKAALVNLTKSIARSFGADGVVAVAIAPGWVQTEMADEFIAKFGKQAAVADIPISEMAQPSEIAELVAFVLRPSQRSLNGATLDVNGGSYIR
- a CDS encoding alpha/beta hydrolase produces the protein MSATRLLLIMPLAAAFAYVSLVGFTYLSQRALLYPGASAAPAPEHANWGQNVHITTPDGETLHGLYSPAAAGKPSVLFFLGNADRVGSYGFFARALAARGIGLLALSYRGYPGSTGTPSEDGLLTDGIAAFDWLLLHSESGIVVMGQSLGSGVAVNTAAQRPASGVILVSAYLSVLSIAETRYPYFPIALLIKDPFRSDLKIADVRQPKLFIHGRRDSSVPLSSGEALYHAAPEPKQMLIDDDSGHNDLWDDRMEAHIIRFVEALK
- the istB gene encoding IS21-like element ISSme2 family helper ATPase IstB; translation: MTNVDHDLLIATLDRLKLTAIRDQLDTLLDEAARSKMNLREALAFLVSREIARRDERRISMSSKLAQFPFVRELDGFDFEAQPSLDQGQIRELATCRWIAHGDTVLFLGPPGTGKTHLAVSLGREAIRQNYNVQFVTAATLVAMLAKAHIDGALDKQLAILSRPKLLIIDELGYLPFEANAAHLFFQLVSRRYEKGSILITSNRSVGEWGSVFGDPVVATAILDRLLHHSTVITIRGDSYRLREKRRSGLLQKAGAALETNETTNQ
- a CDS encoding adenylate/guanylate cyclase domain-containing protein, which translates into the protein MDLPAPLVWLVDEACASPSPASFLAELGGRLLADGLPLSGGALTLAVPHPIIARRTWLWREETGEVIEALGFASGPPSQAGHDWLVGLGPVRQDTVGSAPDSPVLAWAGARPFSPAEADRLRQAARFTAAPLAALAARAALSALLEAYLGRRSAARVQAGALGRGTGETIRAALLCADLRDFTALSEATDPAVMIAALDAWFERVTGAVHAFGGEVLKFIGDGVLAIFPVTGAPDEACEAGLRAVAAARAGMAHLDAVRQAQGLPALPFGAALHFGEMLWGNIGAADRLDFTAIGPAVNLVSRLEGLCKPLGRSVLISGAVAAKTTTVLIPLGEHLLRGIADPCAVFALPGD